The following are encoded in a window of Chionomys nivalis chromosome X, mChiNiv1.1, whole genome shotgun sequence genomic DNA:
- the LOC130868388 gene encoding melanoma-associated antigen B4-like, whose amino-acid sequence MPRGKKSKARAREKRHQTQDEAHGLNDALSKASEKGESIACSDQASEDAQPSTFTAGFPQGKALSTTASESMAQKMSDKGAKGQEEQNGSSLRAPLFSRSTKMDLLSRKTGMLVEYMLCKYKVQQPMKRGEMLKVINKRFKEHFPEILKKASYRLDMVFGIELKEVQPNGQSYMLVSKLDFKDDGSTSNELGVPNRGILIPLLSVIYLNGYCAPEEEVWHFLNMLGVYDGVPHLIFGDVRKLITEDLVQEKYLVYRQVPNSDLPSYQFLWGPRAYAETSKMKVMDFLAKISETTREDYSSRYEQALIEEEEKAQAAAAAKSGTKSKAKGRTKTKLSRPTHK is encoded by the coding sequence ATGCCCAGAGGAAAGAAGAGTAAGGCCCGTGCTCGAGAGAAACGTCACCAGACCCAAGATGAGGCCCACGGGCTAAATGATGCTCTATCAAAGGCATCAGAAAAAGGAGAGTCAATTGCCTGCTCTGATCAAGCTTCAGAAGATGCTCAACCAAGCACTTTTACTGCTGGCTTCCCTCAGGGTAAGGCACTCTCCACCACTGCTAGTGAAAGCATGGCCCAGAAAATGTCTGATAAAGGTGCAAAGGGCCAAGAAGAGCAAAATGGGTCTTCTCTTAGGGCCCCACTCTTCAGTAGAAGCACAAAGATGGATCTTCTATCAAGGAAGACAGGAATGCTAGTGGAGTACATGCTTTGCAAATACAAAGTGCAGCAGCCCATGAAGAGGGGAGAGATGCTCAAAGTTATCAACAAAAGGTTCAAGGAACACTTCCCTGAGATCCTCAAGAAAGCCTCCTATCGTCTGGATATGGTCTTTGGCATTGAGCTGAAAGAAGTCCAGCCCAATGGTCAGTCCTACATGCTTGTGAGCAAGCTAGATTTCAAAGATGATGGAAGTACAAGCAATGAGCTGGGTGTTCCCAACAGGGGCATTCTGATCCCTCTCCTAAGTGTGATCTACCTAAATGGCTACTGTGCCCCGGAGGAGGAGGTCTGGCATTTCCTGAACATGCTAGGAGTCTATGATGGGGTCCCACATCTCATCTTTGGAGATGTCAGGAAGCTCATCACTGAAGATCTGGTACAGGAAAAGTACCTGGTATACCGTCAGGTTCCTAACAGTGATCTTCCATCCTATCAGTTCCTGTGGGGCCCAAGAGCCTATGCTGAAACCAGCAAGATGAAAGTGATGGACTTTTTAGCCAAGATCAGTGAAACCACTCGTGAGGATTACTCATCTCGTTATGAGCAGGCTTTGattgaagaggaagagaaagcccaAGCTGCCGCTGCAGCCAAGTCTGGCACTAAAAGCAAGGCCAAGGGACGTACTAAGACCAAGTTAAGTCGTCCTACTCACAAGTGA